TGCACACCAATATCTTTTATAAAGTTCATCAGCCCCTCCATGTCTTCCACCAATGGGCGGAAAGAGCGCGAGTGATAGAGCTCAACAGCCCCTTGGGTAAGCGCCCAATAAGCGGCGTAATAAAAATACGGCGGCACGCGCTTTAAACGGCCTTCCTCAATGCGCCGCTCGAACATGTTGTTGAGTGTATCTTTGGTGGAGTTTCGAATTTGGTGCAACTGCTCAATGGCTTCAGGTGCAAGATTAAGGGAGATGATTTTTTCTTCCAGGCGCTGAAACAACCTGTCGCGCTGCGGGTCGGCAATGCGGGATTCGAAATAAACCCGCGCAGTGGCGGCAAAATCGCCACTTTCAGCCAGTTTGAAGCTATCTTTCAATCGATCGGCCAGGGCCTGCTCATAATCGAACAGCAGGCGCATGTAAATTTCCACTTTAGAGGTGAAGTGTTTGTAGATAGTCCCCTTGCCGATATCCACGGCCTCGGCGATTTGCTCCACGGTAACCTTATCTTCACCGTGCTCCAGTAACAGCGCCAGAGCGGCGTCTAAAATCCGCTGTTCACGCTGGCGGAACTTCTGGACTTTCTCGCGGGCTTTATCCATGCTTCACA
This genomic stretch from Simiduia sp. 21SJ11W-1 harbors:
- a CDS encoding TetR/AcrR family transcriptional regulator codes for the protein MDKAREKVQKFRQREQRILDAALALLLEHGEDKVTVEQIAEAVDIGKGTIYKHFTSKVEIYMRLLFDYEQALADRLKDSFKLAESGDFAATARVYFESRIADPQRDRLFQRLEEKIISLNLAPEAIEQLHQIRNSTKDTLNNMFERRIEEGRLKRVPPYFYYAAYWALTQGAVELYHSRSFRPLVEDMEGLMNFIKDIGVHMGNLDPVRANQPGSGGKPQ